The genomic segment GGCCCTTGGTCGTGCGCAGCGGGGTGACCACCTCGCTGCCGGCCTGGTCATTCTGGTTGCGGTACATCGCCTGCACCTGGTTCTTGGCGTCAAAGGTGCCGGTCGCGGTGACTCGCTGCCACTGCTCGTTGTCGGTGATCTCGTGGGTGAAGACCTCTTCATAGGGCTTCGGGGGCTGCTGCTGGTAGGCCACGATCCGGGCGTTGACGCCGCGACGCCATTCCAGCCGGTGCATCTGCCACTCGCCCAGCCGGACGAAGGCGGCGCCCAACAGCGCCACGAAGACCAGCAACCCGATCCAGCGCACCCACAGCTTCTTCACGGCCCCGACCCTACCCGTCGTTGACGACAGTGCCCCTGATCACCGGACCGGGGGCGAGCCTCGGCACACTGACCTCGGCTTCGTCGACGGGATTGAGGTCCTGCGGATGGGTGCGATTGTCACGGGCATTGGCCAACACGACGGCGACACCGGGCAGCACCGCCGCCCCGGCCATCGCCACCCACAGCCAGATTCCCTGGCTGCGCACCAGATACATCCAGACGAAGCACAGAGTGCGGACCACCATCGTGATGACATAGCGACGCTGGCGCATGTCGATGTCGTCACTCTGTGCCATCCGGGCGTCGGTGATGACGACGGGCTCGTCAGCGGACGCAGCATCGGCGGTGCTGCGCGCAGAGCTTTCGGTGGTCACCCAGCCACTCTACGACCGCAGCGGAACCTCCAAACAAAACCGGACGACATTGTGTGCCCGAACACCGGGGCGTCGAGGCCCGCGCGGATAGCGTGGGACGGTGAGCCAAGACACCATCGACCCCCAGACCCCCTCGCACACAGCCCGTAGCGTGCTGGTGACCGGCGGCAGCAAGGGCATCGGCCGTGCCATCGCCGCGGACCTCGCCGCGGCCGGGCACAAGGTGGCCGCCACCTACCGCTCCGGCGACGTCCCCGACGGCGTGCTCGGCGTGCAGTGCGACATCACCGACCCGGAGCAGGTCGAGGCGGCCTTCAAGGCCGTCGAGGAGGCCCACGGCCCGGTGGAGATCCTTGTCGCGAATGCCGGCATCACCAAGGACGGGTTGCTGATGCGGATGAGCGACGCCGACTTCGAGCAGGTCATCGACACCAACCTCACCGGCACCTTCCGCGTCGTGCGCCGTGCCGTGCGCCCCATGATGAAGGCCCGCCACGGCCGGATCGTGCTGATCAGCTCCGTCGTCGCGCTGCTGGGCTCGGCCGGACAGGTCAACTACGCCTCCTCCAAGGCCGCGCTGGTGGGCATGTCCCGCAGCGTCGCCCGTGAGCTCGGCGGCCGCGGCATCACCTGCAATGTGGTGGCGCCGGGCTTCATCGAGACCGACATGACCGCCGTGCTCTCCGACGATCTGATCGAGTCCTACAAGAAGTCCATCCCGGTGGGCCGGCTCGGCAGCACCGACGACATCGCCGCCGCCGTCCGCTACCTCACCAGTGATGCCGCCGGCTACGTCACCGGGGCCGTCGTGCCCATCGACGGTGGCCTCGGCATGGGACACTGACCCCTCCACCCCCTCCGCAAGACCAAGCACAGAAGGCAGTCCATGGGAATCCTCGAAGGCAAGAACATCCTGGTCACCGGCGTCACGCACAAGACGTCCATCGCCTACCAGGTGGCCAAGATCGCGCAGGAGGAAGGCGCCACGGTGATCGTGAGCAACTTCGGCCGCGCGCTGAGCCTCACCAACCGCGTCGTGAAGGCGCTCGACCCGGTGCCGCCGGTGATCGAGCTCAACGTCACCGACGAACAGGCCCTGGCCGCGCTGCCCGACGTACTGCGCGCCAACGGCTTCGACACGATCGACGGTGTCGTGCACTCCATCGCCTTCGCCAACCCGGAGACCGCCCTGGGCGGAGGCTTCCTCACCACCCCGTGGGAGGACGTTGCCACCTCGCTCAAGGTCTCCAGCTACTCACTGGCCAGCCTCACCATGGCCTGCAAGCCGCTGTTCAGCGACGACGTCAGCGTCGTCGGCCTGAGCTTCGACGGCCGCATCTCCTGGCCCACCTATGACTGGATGGGCGTCGCGAAGGCGGCCCTGGAGTCCACCAGCCGCTACCTCGCCCGCTACCTGGGCCCCGAGGGCGTGCGCTGCAACATCATCGCCGCCGGCCCACTGGACACCATCGCCAAGAAGGCCATCCCCGGCTCCAACACCTTCAACGACGTGTGGGACGACCGCGCCCCGCTGGGCTGGGACCTGCAGGATGCGGTGCCAACCGCCAAGGGCGTCGTCGCGCTGCTGAGCGACTGGTTCCCCAAGACCACCGGCGAGATGATCCACGTCGACGGCGGCGTGCATTCGATGGGAGCCTGAGCGCGCCTTCGGCGCGACGGGAGCCTGAGCGCGCCTACACCTCCATCGAGCGCGTCGGCCAGGACACCGATGCACTGATCGCATCCAGGGCGGCATCTGCGAGTTCTCGCAGGTGCCGCTCTCGCGTCAGGACGGCATGCGAGTGCAGTACCTCGTGCTGCTGCGCCAGACCGGCCTCGGCGGTGGCCAGCACCGTCCACGCCCGCTCCACCAGGGCCTGTGACGCGGCAGGGTAGTGGTCCCCGAGTTCCGGTGCGGGCTCCGGCCCGGGTCGCTCGCCCCCAGTGACATCCAGACCGTGCAGCTCCTGCGCCACCTGGGCGATGGTCCGGGGGAGGAGCCGTGCCACCTCCCGCGGATCCGGCGGCGGCAAGGGCCTTTCGGCCAGGGCAATCCGCCACTGCACGCCGGCACCCACTCGCTGGCCCAGCCAGGCCAGTGACCCGTCGTGCGTCATCACCACCGCGCCGGCATCCAGTGCGGCCCGGTTCACCTCCAACGGACCGCGAAGTCCCGCCATCCGTCCCGGCCGGGGCAGGAGCAGGGCCCAGGCCGGCCGTGCCCGGCCCGCCGGCGCGTGCTCGAGCCGCGCCAGGGCCTGGCGCAGCGGGACGGCGGAGACCGGGTCCAGCCCGAGCAACCCTTCGGGGTCATGGACATGATGCGGCGTCTCCCCGCCGGTCAGGGCGCGCTCAGCGAAAGGGGCGCTGATCGCCCGCTCGGCTAGGGCGTTCAGCACCACGGCCAGGCGCAGGGAGTCTTCGAACATGTCAGCGAGGATATCGAGACCCTCGGGCTTGGGCGTGCTCCGCGAACGGGATAGGTTTCAGCCATGGCAAGTGTCGTTGATCTGTCCGGTGTCGGGGTTCGTCGTGGCAACAAGTGGCTGCTGGACGGCATCACGTGGGATGTCGAGGAGGGTGACCGCTGGGTCATCATCGGCCCCAATGGCGCCGGCAAGACGACGCTGATGAACATCCTGTCCTGCCAGATGCACCCCACCACCGGCGTCGCCGGAATCCTCGGCGAGGTGCTCGGCACCGTCGACGTCTTCGAGCTGCGCCCCCGGATCGGCGTCACCTCCGCCGCCCTAGCAGACCGGATCCCGCGCGGGGAGCTGGTGCGCGACGTCGTCGTCTCCGCCTCCTATGCCGTGATGGGACGCTGGCGCGAACAGTACGACCAGATGGACCACGGCCGTGCCGAGGAGCTCATGCAGCAGCTGCACGTCGAGGACCTGGCGGACCGCACCTTCGGCACCCTCAGCGAGGGCGAACGCAAGCGCGTCCTGATCGCCCGTGCCCTGATGACCGATCCCGAACTCCTGCTGCTCGACGAGCCCGCCGCCGGTCTGGACATCCGCGGACGCGAGGAACTCGTCGCCAGCCTCTCGGAGCTGTGCCTGGATGACCACGCACCCGCCACGGTCCTGGTGACGCACCACATGGAGGAGGTGCCCGACGGCATCACCCATGCCCTGCTGATGAAGGAAGGCCACATCGTCGCCATGGGCCCCGCGCACCTGGTGATCAACGACGAGACCCTCAGCGAGACCTTCGACATACCGCTCCACGTCACCCGTGACGGGCAGCGCTGGGCCGTGCGTTCCGCCGGGCCGCAGCGGGCGCAGCAGTCATGACCCCGCAGGAGGGCCTCTTCGGCTGGGTCGGGGGACACTTGTGGGCCCTGTGGGGCATCCTCGCGCTGCTGTTGGCGACCCTGGAGATGGCCACCCTTGACCTGACCCTGCTGATGCTGGCCCTGGGGGCACTGGCCGGAGGGCTCACCTCAGTCGTGCTGCCCGAGATGTACTGGGCGCAGGTGCTGGTGGCGCTGGGAACCGCTGTGGCGCTGCAGACGATGGCCCGTCCCAGTCTGCTCAAGAGGCTTGACACCGCGCCGGGCTATCGTTCCAGCCTTGGCAAGCTCGTAGGCAGTGAGGGCGTCGCCACTCAGCGGATCACCCGCACCGAGGGGGAGGCCAAGGTCAACGGCGAGGCCTGGAGCGCACGCACCATGTCCGGTGACATCGTCATCGAGGCCGGTGCGGACCTCGAGGTCTACGAGGTGGACGGACCCATTCTGGTCGTCTATCCCGTGGAACGCGGCGAGCTGCTGCCACGTCCCAGTATCGAAGGGTGACAATCACCCTGGCAGGACCCTTCCGGGAGGGCTTCCCGGGCGACGTATAGGAGAAGTGGATGCCTGACTTCGGACTCATCCTGATGCTGTTCTTCGTGATCTTCGTCGTGGCTGCGCTGATGCAGTCCCTGCGGATCATCAAGCAGCAGCAGATCGCCGTGGTGGAGCGCCTCGGCAAGTTCCGCCGCACGCTGGAGCCCGGCCCGCACCTGCTGGTGCCGCTGGTGGACCGGGTGCGCTACACGATGGACATGCGCGAGGAGGTGCAGGCCTTCCCGCCGCAGGGAGTGATCACCGAGGAGAACCTCATGGTGAACATCGACTCGGTCATCTACTTCCAGATCGTCGACCCGGTCCGCGCCGCCTACGAGGCGCAGAACTACCGCGGCGCCATCGAACAGCTCACCATGACCACGCTGCGCAACATCATCGGCGGCATGGACCTGGAGCGGGCCCTGACCAGCCGCGAGGAGATCAACCAGAAGCTGCGCGCCGTCCTCGACGAGGCCACCGGCAAGTGGGGCATCAAGGTGAACCGCGTGGAGCTGCGCGCCATCGAGCCGCCGGCCACCATTCGCGACGCGATGGAGAAGGGTGCCCGCGCGGAGCGCGACAAGCGCGCCTCGATCCTGCTGGCCGAGGGTCAGCGCCAGTCGCAGATCCTGTCCGCCGGCGGCGAGCGAGAGTCCGCCATCCTGCGTGCCCAGGGTGATCGTGAGGCCGCGGTGCTGCGCGCCCAGGCCGACCGCCAGGCGCAGATGCTGCGCGCCGAGGGCGAGGCACAGGCCATCACCACGGTCTTCAACGCCATCCACGCCGGCGAACCCGACCAGGGGCTGCTGGCCTACCAGTACATGCAGATGCTGCCCGCCCTGGCACGTGGCGACTCCAACAAGGTGTGGATCGTCCCGAGCGAGCTGAACGACGCCCTCAAGGGGCTCGGTTCGGCCGTCGGAGGCACCGAGCTGGCGGAGAAGCTGCAGGGCTTCGACCCCGTCGACAAGACCAAGTTCTCCGCTCCGGAGAAGGTCGACGTGATGGCCGAGATCCAGGCCCAGACCGACCAGGAGCGTGCGCAGAGCGACAAGACGGTGCAGTCCGTGATCGAGGAGGCCGAGAAGCTCTCGAACCCGGCCGTCAAGGCACGTCGCACGCCCAGCACGCCCGCAGTCGGTGCGGCGAAGCAGTCCGATCAGGCACAGCTGGGGCAGGGGGGTGCCTTGGCTGCGGAGGAGGCGACCCAGGCGTTGCCCGATGAGCCCACGCAGGTGATGGAGCAGCCCTCGCGGCCGCCGGCCGGCCCGCTGTACCAGACGGGTTGGGAACCGCCGGCCAACGGTCAGTGACCCGTCGGCTGGTCACTGCATGACGCCCGAGGGGCCCGGTGGATTCCACCGGGCCCCTCGTCCTGTCCGTCGCTCAGGAGTCCGTGTCGTGCTCCGGCGGCTTCGGGGAGATGGTGGTCCAGCCCGTCGCCGGCATGGTGCTGGCCACACCCGTGACCGTCGGGGGCTTCGCCGCGGGAGACCTGCCCGGATCATTGGGCTGCGGCGGGGCGCCCGGCGTGACGGGGCGCACGGCGGCGCCCAGTGCCTGCTCCAGCGCCTTGGCGATGGGGGAGTTTCCCGTGGGCTTGTGCTTGCGGATCTCGGCCATGACCCGAGCCTACGTGGCCTGCCGGGCATAGCGGCTGGCCATCGCGCTGCAGGCCATCAGCTGTACCTGGTGGAAGACCATCAGCGGCAGCACCATCAGGCCGACGTCCGGCAGGTTGGCGAAGAGCACCGTGGCCATCGGCACGCCCGTCGCGAGGGACTTCTTGGTGCCGCAGAACTGGATGGCGATCGCATCCGCGCGGCCGAAGCCCAGCAGGCGTGCGACATGCCACGTGACCCAGAGCATGGCTGCCAGCAGTGCGCAACAGACGAGCACCAGCTTCACGATGTCGGCGACGTCCACCTTGGTCCACATGTGCTCCCGCATGCCCGCGCTGAAGGCCGAGTAGACCACCAGCACGATCGAGCCCTGGTCCACCAGCTTCAACCTCTTGTGGCGCTTGACGAAGCCGGCGGTCCAGCGTCGGGAGAGCTGGCCGACCATGAAGGGCACCAGCAGCTGGAAGACGATGTCCAGGATGGAGCTGGCCTCGATCCGCAGCCCGCCCGAGGTGCTCATCAGGGCCAGGGCCAGCAGGGGAGTGACCACCACGCCGATCAGGTTGGAGAAGGACGCGCTGACGATGGCGCCGGCCACATTGCCCTTGGCGATGGAGGTGAAGTTGATGCTGGACTGCACCGTCGAGGGCACCAGGCACAGCCACAGCATGCCGCGGTAGAGCTCCTCGCTGAGCACGTCCGGCACCAGCAGGCGCATGGCCAACCCGATCAGGGGGAAGAGCAGGTAGGTGAAGGTCAGGATGACCGAGTGCAGTCGCCAGTGTTTGAGGCCCTGCAGTGCTTCCTGCGGGCTCAACCGGGCTCCGTACAGGAAGAACAGGATTGCGATCATGATCTTGCTGGCCCAACTGATCACGGGGACCATGGCACCCGTCGCCGGTGCGATGCTGGCCAGCACGGCGGCGGTGATGATCGCGAGCAGGAAGTAGTCGGGCTTCGGCAGGCGCAGGTTCATGATGGACAGAGCCTAACCCCGTCGCCCACTATCGTTCGGCCCATGCAGAGCCATGCGGTGGAGGGGTGGTTGGACCTGGGCGAGGAGCGGTGGCGCTCCACCGTCGGCTTCGGGCCGGCAGGT from the Luteococcus japonicus genome contains:
- a CDS encoding DUF3099 domain-containing protein translates to MTTESSARSTADAASADEPVVITDARMAQSDDIDMRQRRYVITMVVRTLCFVWMYLVRSQGIWLWVAMAGAAVLPGVAVVLANARDNRTHPQDLNPVDEAEVSVPRLAPGPVIRGTVVNDG
- a CDS encoding beta-ketoacyl-ACP reductase codes for the protein MSQDTIDPQTPSHTARSVLVTGGSKGIGRAIAADLAAAGHKVAATYRSGDVPDGVLGVQCDITDPEQVEAAFKAVEEAHGPVEILVANAGITKDGLLMRMSDADFEQVIDTNLTGTFRVVRRAVRPMMKARHGRIVLISSVVALLGSAGQVNYASSKAALVGMSRSVARELGGRGITCNVVAPGFIETDMTAVLSDDLIESYKKSIPVGRLGSTDDIAAAVRYLTSDAAGYVTGAVVPIDGGLGMGH
- the fabI gene encoding enoyl-ACP reductase FabI, whose product is MGILEGKNILVTGVTHKTSIAYQVAKIAQEEGATVIVSNFGRALSLTNRVVKALDPVPPVIELNVTDEQALAALPDVLRANGFDTIDGVVHSIAFANPETALGGGFLTTPWEDVATSLKVSSYSLASLTMACKPLFSDDVSVVGLSFDGRISWPTYDWMGVAKAALESTSRYLARYLGPEGVRCNIIAAGPLDTIAKKAIPGSNTFNDVWDDRAPLGWDLQDAVPTAKGVVALLSDWFPKTTGEMIHVDGGVHSMGA
- a CDS encoding ABC transporter ATP-binding protein, with the translated sequence MASVVDLSGVGVRRGNKWLLDGITWDVEEGDRWVIIGPNGAGKTTLMNILSCQMHPTTGVAGILGEVLGTVDVFELRPRIGVTSAALADRIPRGELVRDVVVSASYAVMGRWREQYDQMDHGRAEELMQQLHVEDLADRTFGTLSEGERKRVLIARALMTDPELLLLDEPAAGLDIRGREELVASLSELCLDDHAPATVLVTHHMEEVPDGITHALLMKEGHIVAMGPAHLVINDETLSETFDIPLHVTRDGQRWAVRSAGPQRAQQS
- a CDS encoding NfeD family protein → MTPQEGLFGWVGGHLWALWGILALLLATLEMATLDLTLLMLALGALAGGLTSVVLPEMYWAQVLVALGTAVALQTMARPSLLKRLDTAPGYRSSLGKLVGSEGVATQRITRTEGEAKVNGEAWSARTMSGDIVIEAGADLEVYEVDGPILVVYPVERGELLPRPSIEG
- a CDS encoding SPFH domain-containing protein translates to MPDFGLILMLFFVIFVVAALMQSLRIIKQQQIAVVERLGKFRRTLEPGPHLLVPLVDRVRYTMDMREEVQAFPPQGVITEENLMVNIDSVIYFQIVDPVRAAYEAQNYRGAIEQLTMTTLRNIIGGMDLERALTSREEINQKLRAVLDEATGKWGIKVNRVELRAIEPPATIRDAMEKGARAERDKRASILLAEGQRQSQILSAGGERESAILRAQGDREAAVLRAQADRQAQMLRAEGEAQAITTVFNAIHAGEPDQGLLAYQYMQMLPALARGDSNKVWIVPSELNDALKGLGSAVGGTELAEKLQGFDPVDKTKFSAPEKVDVMAEIQAQTDQERAQSDKTVQSVIEEAEKLSNPAVKARRTPSTPAVGAAKQSDQAQLGQGGALAAEEATQALPDEPTQVMEQPSRPPAGPLYQTGWEPPANGQ
- a CDS encoding bile acid:sodium symporter family protein: MSIMNLRLPKPDYFLLAIITAAVLASIAPATGAMVPVISWASKIMIAILFFLYGARLSPQEALQGLKHWRLHSVILTFTYLLFPLIGLAMRLLVPDVLSEELYRGMLWLCLVPSTVQSSINFTSIAKGNVAGAIVSASFSNLIGVVVTPLLALALMSTSGGLRIEASSILDIVFQLLVPFMVGQLSRRWTAGFVKRHKRLKLVDQGSIVLVVYSAFSAGMREHMWTKVDVADIVKLVLVCCALLAAMLWVTWHVARLLGFGRADAIAIQFCGTKKSLATGVPMATVLFANLPDVGLMVLPLMVFHQVQLMACSAMASRYARQAT